In the genome of Methanococcoides burtonii DSM 6242, the window AGTTCTTCCTGTGCCAACAATACCTTTTTCTCAGAAGCAAGGAACAGCAGTGAGATATACGTCATCAATCTTTCCGAACGGCTTCCGGACCAGTCTACAAGGTCCGAGAACATAACTTCATCCCTGGTTCTAAACAACTCTTCCAGAGAAGTATAAAGGGTGTCCACCCTGCCGCGTATATCCTCCTCATGCGCTATCCCGAGCACATCATCTGTAGTGACCCTGTCAAATACTTCAAGACGGCGGCGTATTCTGCGGTCTTTCCTTCTGGTCTCGACCTTTTCTGCCTTCTTAAGCTCAGTTATAAGCTCTTGAAGAGTGACCGGCCGAGTCGCAGTACGGCGTATAGGAAGCTTTGGCACTGGATATTCTTCGATGTCATAAAAATCCATTTCATCATCCAGAAGATCATCATCCAATTCCACCTCTTCCTGAGCAAGACCTGTTGATTTCATCCTGAGAAGAATAGATGCATATAGAAGGGTCCTTCCCGATATCCTCAGGTCCATTATCTTAAGATCTTCTATATATGCGAGAAACTTATCCGTAACTTCGACAATATCAATATCCCAGGGATTAATATCCCCGTTCTTCGCAAGGGTGACGAATATCTCCACAGGCTCACAGAGAACATCATCGGAGATCTCGATCTGCGATTCATCGACACCGAGGGAGCGAAGGGTCTCAAGAAACTCGGGATCAATGGAACTACTGGATATTTTGACGATCTCCTCGATGCCAGCGCCTGCTTTATCCACACTTGCATCGATCCCTTCAGGCACCTCTGGAATATCGTTCAACGTAATTTCACACCCGTAATGCTCGTGATGTTG includes:
- a CDS encoding segregation and condensation protein A, which translates into the protein MNDIPEVPEGIDASVDKAGAGIEEIVKISSSSIDPEFLETLRSLGVDESQIEISDDVLCEPVEIFVTLAKNGDINPWDIDIVEVTDKFLAYIEDLKIMDLRISGRTLLYASILLRMKSTGLAQEEVELDDDLLDDEMDFYDIEEYPVPKLPIRRTATRPVTLQELITELKKAEKVETRRKDRRIRRRLEVFDRVTTDDVLGIAHEEDIRGRVDTLYTSLEELFRTRDEVMFSDLVDWSGSRSERLMTYISLLFLASEKKVLLAQEELFGELFVHPPSVIELFEEE